In the genome of Vicia villosa cultivar HV-30 ecotype Madison, WI linkage group LG7, Vvil1.0, whole genome shotgun sequence, one region contains:
- the LOC131620219 gene encoding uncharacterized protein LOC131620219, with amino-acid sequence MDTPIDTVKEAKKHTHTYNFFREPLTALEGLSSLMTASCLKSFTDNYGNILTLLETVVDTPALQTLMQFYDPEMRCFTFQDYQLAPTLEEYSIILNLKVKNEVPFIDIPKEVNFKLIGAALYLSIKEVSDNWKSNGGVSGFSLKFLVRKAKEEFEKKNWNAYNALLAVTIYGIVMFPSVPNFVDSAAVHIFMGKNPVPTLLVDTYYVVHSRYEKSGGAITCCLQLLFIWFLSLLPSKGPFVKTRDTLKWTHRVMSLTSYDIQWQRYRINVSEVIVGCGEFDNVPLVGTRGCINYNPVVSLRQLGYTLKDKPADHLIAEMVYFEKGSDLEKLERIIVAWKKIRKHYGAHLGKKESLALTPYVKWIEKRVGSLLRPYDRVVPLQKQPPLILSEFVPTELYKNALATNYRLHEREQETNLKFFEERDAKMRLMHQLKQVEGASSSQASTRRRPYELLEEDLYHKQQECLQLQRSENSLKRQKRDFDKQLAEEKAKTARLEEELRRLRAQRRGDGGAHSVIRRS; translated from the coding sequence ATGGACACTCCCATTGATACCGTCAAGGAAGCAAAGAAACATACGCATACCTACAATTTCTTCCGAGAGCCGTTGACCGCCTTAGAGGGTTTGAGTTCGTTGATGACCGCTTCCTGCTTGAAGAGTTTCACGGACAATTATGGGAATATCTTGACTTTGTTGGAAACCGTTGTTGATACTCCTGCTTTGCAAACTTTGATGCAATTCTATGATCCTGAAATGAGGTGTTTCACGTTCCAGGATTACCAGTTGGCTCCGACATTGGAAGAGTACTCTATCATTCTTAATCTTAAGGTAAAAAATGAAGTGCCATTCATCGACATTCCTAAAGAGGTGAATTTCAAGTTGATCGgtgctgctctttatttgagcataaaagAAGTATCTGATAATTGGAAGTCGAATGGAGGTGTCTCGGGGTTCtctttgaaattcttggtgagaAAAGCTAAAGAAGAGTTTGAGAAAAAGAATTGGAACGCGTACAATGCTTTGCTTGCTGTGACCATCTATGGGATTGTGATGTTCCCAAGTGTTCCCAATTTTGTAGACTCGGCTGCAGTGCACATCTTCATGGGAAAAAATCCTGTTCCTACATTGTTGGTCGATACTTATTATGTCGTTCATTCCCGATATGAGAAAAGTGGTGGTGCTATCACTTGTTGCCTTCAGTTGTTGTTCATCTGGTTCCTCTCTTTGTTGCCCAGCAAAGGACCTTTTGTGAAGACAAGAGATACACTCAAGTGGACCCACAGGGTTATGTCACTTACTTCTTACGATATTCAGTGGCAAAGGTACCGAATCAATGTTTCCGAGGTGATAGTTGGGTGCGGTGAGTTCGACAATGTTCCCTTGGTTGGTACTAGAGGTTGCATCAATTACAATCCCGTAGTATCCTTGCGTCAGTTGGGGTATACTTTGAAGGACAAACCAGCGGATCATTTGATAGCGGAGATGGTCTATTTTGAGAAGGGGTCGGATCTAGAGAAATTGGAAAGGATAATTGTGGCTTGGAAGAAGATCCGTAAGCATTATGGAGCCCATTTAGGAAAGAAAGAATCGCTTGCTCTAACACCGTATGTTAAATGGATTGAAAAGCGAGTCGGAAGTTTGTTGCGGCCATATGACAGAGTTGTACCacttcaaaagcaacctcctttgaTTCTATCTGAATTTGTGCCGACAGAGCTTTACAAGAATGCTTTGGCTACCAACTACAGGTTGCACGAAAGGGAACAAGAGAccaatttgaagttctttgaaGAGAGAGACGCAAAGATGAGGTTGATGCACCAGCTCAAGCAAGTCGAAGGCGCAAGTTCAAGTCAAGCCAGTACCCGGAGGCGTCCCTATGAGTTGCTAGAGGAAGATTTGTATCACAAGCAGCAAGAGTGTCTACAGTTACAGAGATCAGAGAATAGTCTCAAGAGGCAGAAGCGGGATTTTGATAAACAGCTAGCGGAGGAGAAGGCCAAGACTGCTCGACTTGAAGAAGAACTAAGAAGACTCCGAGCCCAACGGAGAGGAGATGGAGGAGCTCATTCTGTTATCAGACGATCCTAG